GCGCATTGAGTACCTTGAAGGCAAGGTCAATGAGCTGCATCGACTCTTGTAGCTGAGACATGCCAAGAAGCTGATATATGTTTTTGAAGTTTTCGTCCGTTGACAGAAAAAAGATTTTGGGTTGTTGCAATTTCCGCCAGCGTTCTTATCTCTGATGCAGCCACGGAGGAGGACATTGTATGGATCTCAATAAGTTCACCCAGAAATCCCAGCAGGCCATCGGCGAAGCCCAGAATGTTGCTGTGCGCATGAGCCAGCAGCAGGTGGACGCCGAGCATCTGCTCTACGCCCTGTTGACCCAGGACCAGGGGCTGGTGCCCCGCATCCTGGAGAAAGCCGGGTACAATACCCAGGCCTATCTGGCCGAGCTGGAGCGCGGCCTTGGCCGTCTGCCCAAGGTCAGCGGCCCGGGCGCGGCCCCGGGGCAGATCTATGTCGCCCCGCGCCTCAATGAAATTCTGGTCAAGGCGCAAGATCTGGCCAAGCACCTCAAAGACGAATACGTCAGCGTCGAACACCTGTTCCTGGCCTTTTGCGACGAACCGCCCTCGACCCTGGCCGGACAGGTGAACAAGGCCCTCGGCATCGACAAAAACCGCGTCCTGGCCGCCCTGACCGAAATCCGGGGCGGCCAGCGGGTCACCTCGGCCGATCCCGAAGGCACCTACGAGGCCCTGTCCAAGTACGGCCGCGATCTGGTCGAGGACGCCAAAAAGGGCCGGCTCGATCCGGTCATCGGCCGCGACGAGGAGATCCGGCGGGTCATCCGCATCCTTTCCCGGCGCACGAAAAATAATCCCGTGGTCATCGGCGAGGCCGGCGTCGGCAAGACCGCCATCGTCGAAGGCCTGGCCATGCGCATCGTCAACAAGGACGTGCCCGAGGCCCTCAAAGACAAGACCATCTTCGCCCTGGACATGGGCGCGCTCATTGCCGGGGCCAAGTACCGGGGTGAATTCGAAGAACGCCTCAAGGCCGTGCTCAAGGACGTGGAAACATCGCAAGGACGCATCCTGCTTTTTATCGACGAAATCCACACCATCGTCGGCGCAGGCAAGGGCGAAGGTTCCATGGACGCCGGCAACCTGCTCAAACCCATGCTGGCCCGTGGCGAGCTGCACTGCATCGGGGCCACGACGCTTGACGAGTACCGCAAGAATATTGAGAAGGACCCGGCCCTGGAACGCCGGTTCCAGCCCGTGTTCGTGGACGAACCCACGGTGGAGGACACCATCTCCATCCTGCGCGGACTGCGGGAACGCTTCGAAGTGCACCATGGCGTGCGCATCAGCGATTCCGCGTTGGTCGAAGCGGCGGTGCTGTCCCAGCGCTACCTTTCCGACCGCCAGCTGCCGGACAAGGCCATCGATCTCATGGACGAGGCCGCGGCCATGATCCGCACCGAGATCGATTCCCTGCCGGCCGAGCTGGACCTCATCAACCGCAAGGTCATGCAGCTTGAGATCGAGCGGGAAGCCCTGCGTCGGGAAACC
This DNA window, taken from Desulfovibrio sp. TomC, encodes the following:
- the clpB gene encoding ATP-dependent chaperone ClpB; its protein translation is MDLNKFTQKSQQAIGEAQNVAVRMSQQQVDAEHLLYALLTQDQGLVPRILEKAGYNTQAYLAELERGLGRLPKVSGPGAAPGQIYVAPRLNEILVKAQDLAKHLKDEYVSVEHLFLAFCDEPPSTLAGQVNKALGIDKNRVLAALTEIRGGQRVTSADPEGTYEALSKYGRDLVEDAKKGRLDPVIGRDEEIRRVIRILSRRTKNNPVVIGEAGVGKTAIVEGLAMRIVNKDVPEALKDKTIFALDMGALIAGAKYRGEFEERLKAVLKDVETSQGRILLFIDEIHTIVGAGKGEGSMDAGNLLKPMLARGELHCIGATTLDEYRKNIEKDPALERRFQPVFVDEPTVEDTISILRGLRERFEVHHGVRISDSALVEAAVLSQRYLSDRQLPDKAIDLMDEAAAMIRTEIDSLPAELDLINRKVMQLEIEREALRRETDKASRERLEKLEEELANLKEDQGGFVAQWEREKSVVDGLRRLKEDIEKTRQAIEVAEREYDLNRAAELRYGQLAALERDLAGQEEAITKSSGGTRMIREEVTPDDIAMVISRWTGIPVTRLLESEREKLLRLGDVLHDRVVGQDEAVTAVADAVLRARAGLKDPGRPIGSFIFLGPTGVGKTELCKTLAAALFDTEDNMVRLDMSEYMERHTVARLIGAPPGYIGYDEGGQLTEAVRRKPYSVVLFDEIEKAHSDVFNTLLQILDDGRLTDSHGRTVDFKNTIIIMTSNIGAQYMLEGILPSGEFKEGVSEAVMNTLRGHFRPEFLNRVDETVLFKPLLREQIAAIVELMLGGLRARLADRKIGLVLSDAAKSFIAETAYDPVYGARPLRRYLQAHVETPLAKALIGGQVADGETVTVDAKDDALVFI